One genomic region from Pseudoduganella dura encodes:
- the cphA gene encoding cyanophycin synthetase — translation MEVIRTRALRGPNLWSHHTAIEAIVSCTPEELAADKLPGFEVRLRARFPRIGQFQPHGHADAVPLAHVLELTALALQAESGCPVTFSRTTPTVEEGIFQMVVEYTEEEVGRRAVELAEQLVNSALHDTPFDLAAALAELAELDEDVRLGPSTGAIVQAAVARKIPYRRMTSGSMVAFGWGSKQRRIQAAEIDSTSAIAENIAQDKELTKRLLDAAGVPVPVGRTVETAEEAWQVAQLIGLPVVIKPKDGNQGKGVTVNITTEAQTHAAFNTAREFRDDILVERFLPGHDYRLLVIGNKLIAAARRDPPHVVGDGVHSVRALVDMVNADPRRGSGHSTSLTKIRFDDIALARLAQQGLDADSVPPQGQRVILRNNANLSTGGSATDVTDDVHPEVAARAVEAAQMIGLDICGVDVVVDSVLRPIEEQNGGVVEVNAAPGLRMHLSPSYGKGRPIGEAIVGTLFAEGEDGRIPVVAVTGTNGKTTTVRLIAHLIASSGLRVGMTNTDGVYVNGRQIDSGDCSGPRSARNVLQHPDVDAAVFETARGGILREGLAFDRCKVAVVTNIGAGDHLGLNYITTVEDLAVLKRVIVQNVDENGWAVLNATDPIVAGMAAASKGKVLFFGADRYHPVVATHLAQGRRTVYVDKGDLVAAEGKFVQRIALADIPLTRNGTIGFQVENTMAAVGAAWGAGIDWQSIRLGLKTFTTDSHNAPGRFNVFDFRGATVIADYGHNPDAMLALVQAVESMPAKRRSVVISGAGDRRDEDISQQTEILGKAFDDVVLYQDQCQRGRADGEVIALLRAGLQGASRTSHVDEIDGEFVAIDTALDRLGDGDLCLVLIDQVEEALAHIAKRVAAG, via the coding sequence ATGGAAGTGATCCGCACCCGCGCGCTGCGCGGCCCGAACCTCTGGAGCCACCACACCGCCATCGAAGCGATCGTTTCGTGCACGCCCGAAGAACTGGCGGCCGACAAGCTGCCCGGCTTCGAAGTGCGGCTGCGCGCGCGCTTTCCCCGCATCGGGCAGTTCCAGCCCCATGGCCACGCCGACGCGGTGCCGCTGGCGCACGTGCTCGAGCTGACGGCGCTCGCGCTGCAGGCGGAATCCGGCTGCCCGGTCACTTTCAGCCGTACCACGCCCACGGTGGAAGAAGGCATTTTCCAGATGGTGGTCGAATACACCGAGGAAGAAGTAGGCCGCCGGGCGGTGGAACTGGCCGAGCAGCTGGTCAACTCGGCATTGCACGATACGCCGTTCGACCTGGCCGCCGCGCTGGCCGAACTGGCCGAGCTGGACGAGGATGTGCGCCTGGGGCCGAGCACCGGCGCGATCGTCCAAGCCGCCGTCGCGCGCAAGATTCCGTATCGCCGCATGACTTCCGGCTCGATGGTGGCCTTCGGCTGGGGCAGCAAGCAGCGCCGCATCCAGGCCGCGGAAATCGATTCGACCAGCGCGATCGCCGAAAACATCGCGCAGGACAAGGAGCTGACCAAGCGGCTCCTGGACGCGGCCGGCGTGCCGGTACCGGTCGGGCGCACCGTCGAAACCGCCGAGGAAGCATGGCAGGTGGCGCAGCTGATCGGCCTGCCCGTGGTGATCAAGCCCAAGGACGGCAACCAGGGCAAGGGCGTCACCGTCAACATCACCACCGAGGCGCAGACGCACGCTGCGTTCAACACGGCGCGCGAATTCCGCGACGACATCCTGGTCGAGCGCTTCCTGCCCGGCCACGACTACCGGCTGCTCGTGATCGGCAACAAGCTGATCGCCGCGGCGCGGCGCGATCCGCCGCACGTGGTGGGCGACGGCGTGCACTCGGTACGCGCACTGGTGGACATGGTCAACGCCGATCCGCGCCGCGGCAGCGGCCATTCCACGTCGCTGACCAAGATCCGCTTCGACGACATCGCGCTGGCGCGCCTGGCGCAGCAGGGCCTGGATGCGGATTCCGTGCCGCCCCAGGGCCAGCGCGTCATCCTGCGCAACAACGCCAACCTGTCGACGGGCGGCAGTGCCACCGACGTGACCGACGACGTGCATCCCGAAGTGGCGGCACGCGCCGTGGAAGCGGCGCAGATGATCGGCCTCGATATCTGCGGCGTCGACGTGGTGGTCGACAGCGTGCTGCGCCCGATCGAGGAACAGAACGGCGGCGTGGTCGAGGTCAATGCCGCGCCGGGCCTGCGAATGCACCTGTCGCCGTCGTACGGCAAGGGCAGGCCGATCGGCGAGGCGATCGTGGGCACGCTGTTCGCCGAGGGCGAGGATGGCCGCATTCCGGTCGTCGCCGTCACCGGCACGAACGGCAAGACCACCACCGTGCGCCTGATCGCGCACCTGATCGCCTCGTCCGGCCTGCGCGTGGGCATGACCAATACCGATGGCGTCTATGTCAACGGCCGCCAGATCGACAGCGGCGACTGCTCGGGCCCGCGCAGCGCGCGCAACGTGCTGCAGCACCCGGACGTGGATGCGGCCGTATTCGAGACGGCGCGCGGCGGTATCCTCCGCGAGGGCCTGGCATTCGACCGCTGCAAGGTGGCCGTGGTCACGAATATCGGCGCGGGCGACCACCTGGGCCTGAACTACATCACCACCGTGGAAGATCTCGCGGTATTGAAGCGCGTGATCGTGCAGAACGTCGACGAGAACGGCTGGGCCGTGCTGAACGCCACCGACCCGATCGTGGCCGGCATGGCGGCCGCCTCGAAAGGCAAGGTGCTGTTCTTCGGCGCCGACCGCTATCACCCCGTGGTGGCCACGCACCTGGCGCAGGGCCGCCGCACCGTGTACGTGGACAAGGGCGACCTGGTGGCCGCGGAAGGCAAGTTCGTGCAGCGCATCGCGCTGGCCGATATTCCGCTGACCCGCAACGGCACGATCGGTTTCCAGGTCGAGAACACGATGGCCGCCGTGGGCGCCGCATGGGGCGCCGGCATCGACTGGCAATCCATCCGCCTGGGCCTGAAGACGTTCACGACCGACAGCCACAACGCGCCGGGCCGCTTCAATGTGTTCGACTTCCGCGGCGCCACCGTGATCGCCGACTACGGACACAACCCGGACGCGATGCTCGCCCTGGTGCAGGCCGTGGAATCGATGCCGGCGAAACGCCGCTCGGTGGTCATCAGCGGTGCCGGCGACCGCCGCGACGAGGATATCAGCCAGCAGACCGAGATCCTCGGCAAGGCCTTCGACGACGTGGTGCTGTACCAGGACCAGTGCCAGCGCGGCCGCGCGGACGGCGAGGTGATCGCGCTGCTGCGCGCCGGCCTGCAGGGTGCCAGCCGCACATCGCACGTCGACGAGATCGACGGCGAATTCGTGGCGATCGACACGGCGCTCGACCGCCTGGGGGATGGGGACCTGTGCCTGGTGCTCATCGACCAGGTGGAAGAAGCGCTGGCGCACATCGCGAAACGCGTCGCGGCGGGCTGA
- a CDS encoding cyanophycin synthetase → MTKKKDIDVLRVTYLRGPNIWTYRPVIEAWLDIGELENFPSNKIPGLYERLTTLLPGMVEHRCGVGEHGGFFERLRDGTYAGHILEHVVLELQNLAGMRTGFGQTRQTSDGSGIYKMAFRTRQENVGRAALVAGRDLLMACIEDRPYDLQATVDRLTDMVERLCLGPSTNSIVDAAIDRAVPHIRLTDGNLVQLGHGARQRRIWTAETDNTSAIAEGIASDKDMTKQILASCGVPVPEGALVDSEDAAWEEAKDIGLPVVVKPYDANHGRGVTLNLTTEADVRKAFHIAVERGDSSSVIVERFIVGDEHRLLVVGRKVVAASRGESVWVTADGQSTVTALVDAQINSDPRRGPNEEHPLNPVEPEKSPEVQLELKRQGLVPDSVPEAGRKVLIAINGNVANDVTDLVHPAVAEMAALAARAVGLDIAGIDLVAQDITRPLEEQGGAIIEVNASPGLLAHLKPAPGGTPRPVGAAIVEQLFDDGENGRIPIIGVAGTRHTALIARLTAWQLQVSGRYVGVACEEAVYLNGRKIARGPLSEWESGQRLLLNKNVETAVFANGNRMILTEGLAYDRCTVGVVTDTLGHDALGEFYIDQPEQMARLLRTQVDVVLSDGVAVLNAGDAQAADMARLCDGSVLFYAVREDAPAIAAHRQAGGRVVFGRGGAFVMAIGDDEVAELPAHCLPNDEDECREAVLAAIGTGWALDLSPDLIAAALRTFEWKKRTA, encoded by the coding sequence ATGACAAAAAAGAAAGATATCGACGTTCTCCGCGTCACTTACCTGCGTGGCCCGAACATCTGGACCTACCGCCCCGTCATCGAAGCCTGGCTCGATATCGGCGAGCTGGAAAACTTCCCTTCCAACAAAATTCCTGGCTTGTATGAAAGACTGACCACGCTGCTGCCCGGCATGGTCGAGCATCGCTGCGGCGTCGGCGAACATGGCGGCTTCTTCGAGCGCCTGCGCGACGGCACCTATGCCGGCCATATCCTCGAACACGTGGTGCTCGAGCTGCAGAACCTGGCGGGCATGCGCACCGGCTTCGGCCAGACGCGCCAGACGTCCGACGGCAGCGGCATCTACAAGATGGCCTTCCGCACGCGGCAGGAAAACGTGGGCCGCGCCGCGCTGGTTGCCGGCCGCGACCTGCTGATGGCGTGCATCGAAGATCGCCCGTACGACCTGCAGGCCACCGTCGACAGGTTGACCGACATGGTCGAGCGGCTGTGCCTGGGCCCGTCGACCAACAGCATCGTGGACGCCGCGATCGACCGCGCCGTGCCCCATATCCGCCTGACCGACGGCAACCTGGTGCAGCTGGGCCACGGCGCCCGCCAGCGCCGCATCTGGACGGCGGAAACCGACAATACCAGCGCCATCGCCGAAGGCATCGCCAGCGACAAGGACATGACCAAGCAGATCCTCGCATCCTGCGGCGTTCCGGTACCGGAAGGCGCCCTGGTCGACAGCGAGGACGCCGCCTGGGAAGAGGCCAAGGACATCGGGCTGCCGGTCGTCGTCAAGCCGTACGATGCCAACCATGGCCGCGGCGTGACGCTGAACCTCACCACCGAGGCGGACGTGCGCAAGGCGTTCCACATCGCCGTGGAACGGGGCGACAGCTCCTCGGTCATCGTCGAGCGCTTCATCGTCGGCGACGAACACCGGCTGCTGGTGGTGGGCCGCAAGGTGGTGGCCGCGTCGCGCGGCGAGTCGGTGTGGGTCACGGCCGACGGCCAGTCGACCGTCACCGCGCTGGTCGATGCGCAGATCAACTCCGATCCGCGCCGCGGCCCGAACGAGGAACATCCGCTGAACCCGGTGGAACCGGAGAAATCGCCGGAAGTGCAGCTGGAACTGAAACGCCAGGGGCTGGTGCCCGATTCGGTGCCGGAAGCGGGCCGCAAGGTGCTCATCGCCATCAACGGCAACGTTGCAAACGACGTGACCGACCTGGTGCACCCGGCCGTGGCCGAAATGGCCGCGCTGGCGGCGCGCGCCGTGGGCCTGGACATCGCCGGCATCGACCTGGTGGCGCAGGACATCACGCGCCCTCTGGAAGAACAGGGCGGCGCGATCATCGAAGTGAACGCCAGCCCGGGCCTGCTGGCCCACCTGAAACCGGCACCGGGCGGCACGCCGCGGCCGGTGGGCGCGGCGATCGTCGAGCAGCTGTTCGACGACGGCGAGAACGGCCGTATCCCGATCATCGGCGTGGCCGGTACCCGCCACACGGCGCTGATCGCGCGGCTGACGGCCTGGCAGCTGCAGGTGTCCGGCCGTTATGTCGGCGTCGCCTGCGAAGAAGCGGTGTACCTGAACGGCCGCAAGATCGCCCGCGGCCCGCTCTCGGAATGGGAATCGGGCCAGCGGCTGCTGCTGAACAAGAACGTGGAAACGGCCGTGTTCGCGAACGGCAACCGCATGATCCTGACCGAGGGCCTGGCCTACGACCGCTGCACGGTGGGCGTGGTGACCGATACCCTCGGCCACGACGCGCTCGGCGAGTTCTATATCGACCAGCCGGAACAGATGGCGCGACTGCTGCGCACGCAGGTCGATGTAGTGCTTTCCGACGGCGTGGCGGTGCTGAACGCCGGCGACGCGCAGGCCGCCGACATGGCGCGGCTGTGCGATGGCAGCGTGCTGTTCTATGCCGTGCGCGAGGATGCGCCGGCGATCGCCGCGCACCGCCAGGCGGGCGGCCGGGTCGTGTTCGGCCGCGGCGGCGCATTCGTGATGGCGATCGGCGACGACGAAGTGGCCGAACTGCCCGCGCACTGCCTGCCCAACGACGAGGACGAATGCCGCGAAGCCGTGCTGGCCGCGATCGGCACCGGCTGGGCGCTCGACCTGTCGCCGGACCTGATCGCCGCCGCGCTGCGCACATTCGAATGGAAGAAGCGGACGGCATGA
- a CDS encoding cyanophycin metabolism-associated ABC transporter, with protein MTTTDLPPGLARIELPEPWRSDTQLQLAPGENVQSMLEVDLDSKLHFSKGIVLLTDRRILSRAPGAQWQAWPYQPGMALRLHDHAGVGHLELVDEHGRLAEWRFTLGQNLHAIKLSEQFGPLLESSLTGQPVLREEEHACPTCKAPLEPDAEECPICAKVVHTPPSTWTLLRLWRFAHPYRWQLLGGFTLMLLSTAAHMIPPYISMPLMDNVLIPYQNGQPVDTGLVTMYMSGLLAAAVLAWILGWGKTYVLALVSERIGADLRTNTYEHLLRLSLEYFGGKRTGDLMSRIGSESDRICVFLSLHLLDFASDCLMIIMTGVILFTIDPWLAIVTLVPLPFIAWLIHLVRDKLRTGFEKIDRVWGEVTNVLADTIPGIRVVKAFAQETREANRFRVANRHNLAVNDKLNKVWSLFSPTVSFLTELGLLVIYVFGIFQVSKSHITVGVLTAFLTYSARFYGRLDSMSRIVSVTSKAASAAKRIFDILDHVSSVPEPANPVKLGKIEGNITLREVGFRYGNRAVNRGVNLEIKSGEMIGLVGHSGSGKSTLVNLICRFYDVAEGAILLDGVDIRSLAVSDYRRNIGLVLQEPFLFFGTIAENLAYGKPDATRAEIMAAARAAHAHDFILRLPQGYDSMVGERGQGLSGGERQRISIARALLIDPRILILDEATASVDSETEKEIQKALDNLVAGRTTIAIAHRLSTLQRADRLVVMDRGKVVEEGPHDELMAMEGAYYRLYQAQARNVDTDLDDKGTQRDDDN; from the coding sequence ATGACAACAACCGATCTTCCTCCTGGGCTGGCCCGTATCGAATTACCCGAACCCTGGCGCTCCGACACGCAATTGCAGCTTGCTCCAGGGGAAAACGTGCAAAGTATGCTGGAGGTTGACCTCGACTCGAAATTGCATTTCTCCAAAGGCATTGTCCTGCTGACGGACCGCCGCATCCTGTCGCGCGCACCCGGCGCGCAATGGCAGGCCTGGCCCTACCAGCCCGGCATGGCGCTCAGGCTGCACGATCATGCCGGCGTGGGCCACCTCGAACTGGTCGACGAGCACGGCCGGCTGGCCGAATGGCGCTTTACACTGGGCCAGAACCTGCATGCCATCAAGCTTTCCGAGCAGTTCGGCCCTTTGCTGGAGTCATCGCTGACAGGACAGCCCGTGCTCCGCGAAGAAGAGCACGCCTGCCCCACCTGCAAGGCGCCGCTCGAACCCGACGCGGAGGAATGCCCGATCTGCGCGAAGGTCGTGCACACGCCGCCGTCGACATGGACACTGCTGCGGCTGTGGCGCTTCGCCCACCCGTACCGCTGGCAGCTGCTGGGCGGCTTCACGCTGATGCTGCTGTCCACCGCTGCCCACATGATCCCGCCCTACATCAGCATGCCGCTGATGGACAACGTGCTGATCCCGTACCAGAACGGCCAGCCGGTCGATACCGGCCTGGTGACGATGTACATGTCCGGCCTGCTCGCCGCCGCCGTGCTGGCCTGGATACTGGGTTGGGGCAAGACCTATGTGCTGGCGCTGGTGTCCGAACGCATCGGCGCCGACCTGCGCACCAACACCTACGAACACCTGCTGCGGCTGTCGCTGGAATACTTCGGCGGCAAGCGCACGGGCGACCTGATGTCGCGCATCGGCAGCGAAAGCGACCGGATCTGCGTGTTCCTGTCGCTGCACCTGCTCGATTTCGCGTCCGACTGCCTGATGATCATCATGACGGGCGTGATCCTGTTCACGATCGATCCATGGCTGGCCATCGTCACGCTGGTGCCGCTGCCGTTCATCGCCTGGCTGATCCACCTGGTGCGCGACAAGCTGCGCACGGGCTTCGAGAAGATCGACCGCGTGTGGGGCGAAGTGACCAACGTGCTGGCCGATACGATTCCCGGCATCCGGGTGGTGAAAGCGTTTGCCCAGGAGACCCGCGAGGCGAACCGCTTCCGCGTGGCCAACCGGCACAACCTGGCCGTCAACGACAAGCTGAACAAGGTCTGGTCGCTGTTCTCGCCGACCGTGTCGTTCCTGACCGAGCTGGGCCTGCTGGTGATCTATGTGTTCGGCATCTTCCAGGTGTCCAAATCGCACATCACGGTGGGCGTGCTGACCGCGTTCCTCACCTATTCGGCGCGCTTCTACGGCCGGCTCGATTCGATGAGCCGCATCGTGTCCGTCACCTCGAAGGCGGCCTCGGCGGCCAAGCGCATCTTCGACATCCTCGACCACGTGTCGTCGGTTCCGGAGCCGGCCAACCCCGTCAAGCTCGGCAAGATCGAGGGCAACATCACGCTGCGCGAGGTGGGCTTCCGCTACGGTAACCGCGCGGTGAACCGCGGTGTGAACCTGGAGATCAAGTCCGGCGAGATGATCGGCCTGGTCGGCCATTCCGGCTCGGGCAAGTCGACGCTGGTCAACCTGATCTGCCGCTTCTACGACGTGGCCGAGGGCGCGATCCTGCTCGACGGCGTGGATATCCGCTCGCTGGCCGTGTCCGATTACCGCCGCAACATCGGCCTGGTGCTGCAGGAGCCGTTCCTGTTCTTCGGCACGATCGCCGAGAATCTTGCATACGGCAAGCCGGACGCCACCCGCGCGGAAATCATGGCCGCGGCACGCGCCGCGCACGCCCACGATTTCATCCTGCGGCTGCCGCAGGGCTACGATTCGATGGTGGGTGAGCGCGGCCAGGGTCTTTCCGGCGGCGAACGCCAGCGCATCTCGATCGCCCGCGCGCTGCTGATCGATCCGCGCATCCTGATCCTGGACGAAGCCACCGCTTCGGTCGACTCGGAAACCGAAAAGGAAATCCAGAAAGCGCTGGACAACCTGGTGGCCGGCCGCACCACGATCGCGATCGCGCACCGCCTGTCCACGCTGCAGCGCGCCGACCGCCTGGTGGTGATGGACCGCGGCAAGGTGGTCGAGGAAGGCCCGCATGACGAATTGATGGCGATGGAAGGTGCCTATTACCGCCTGTACCAGGCGCAGGCCCGCAACGTCGATACCGACCTGGATGACAAAGGAACGCAACGCGATGACGACAACTGA
- a CDS encoding cyanophycin metabolism-associated DUF1854 family protein — MTTTDFKLRRDPFGRLVLTDANGTVHEGVSPVRAFPIQAPDEGLALVNSDGKEVVWLDRVDDLPAETAALVREELAGREFMPEIARIVDVTSFATPCTWTVETDRGVADFVLRGEEDIRRIGTDSLLVSDTHGIHFLIRNQYTLDKHSKKILDRFL, encoded by the coding sequence ATGACGACAACTGATTTCAAGCTGCGGCGCGACCCGTTCGGCCGCCTAGTGCTGACCGATGCGAACGGCACCGTGCACGAAGGCGTGTCGCCTGTGCGTGCCTTTCCGATCCAGGCGCCGGATGAAGGCCTGGCTCTCGTCAACTCGGACGGCAAGGAGGTCGTATGGCTCGACCGTGTCGACGATCTGCCGGCCGAGACCGCCGCGCTGGTGCGCGAGGAACTGGCGGGCCGTGAGTTCATGCCCGAGATCGCCCGCATCGTCGATGTGACGAGCTTCGCCACGCCGTGCACATGGACGGTGGAGACGGACCGCGGCGTCGCCGATTTCGTGCTGCGCGGCGAAGAAGACATCCGCCGCATCGGCACCGATTCCCTGCTGGTCTCGGACACGCACGGCATTCACTTCCTGATCCGCAACCAGTACACGCTGGACAAGCACAGCAAGAAGATCCTCGACCGCTTCCTGTGA
- a CDS encoding FdhF/YdeP family oxidoreductase, translating into MSDKLKVESATMPAGGWGSVKEVTNILLHEHVPLKDSRLLMKQNKPDGFACVSCAWAKPANPHPFEFCESGAKATAWETTSKAIGASFFDRHTVTELESWSDHELENQGRLTEPLRWDAASDKYRPVAWDTAFAEIGAALRACDREQVVFYASGRASLETSYMYQLMARMYGNNNLPDSSNMCHESTSVGLKKTIGVAVGTVGLNDFEHTDCIFFFGQNVGVNSPRMLHQLQEARKRGVQIITFNPLRERGLVSFTNPQSPIEMLTGQETPISTQYHQLKPGGDTAVLMGLCKAVLARDDEARAGGAQRVLDMPFLQEHTHGFEAFEASVRACSWPAIEAESGLTRSAIEGAADVYCKSAAVMAVYGMGLTQHRQGVQNVTMLVNFLLVRGNIGKPGAGVCPVRGHSNVQGQRTVGITEKPELAPLDQLKAQYGFEPPRKTGMNTVEACEAILAGKVPAFIALGGNFVRAVPDTVRMEAAWRRLPLTVQISTKLNRNHVIHGQASYILPCLGRIEIDRQRGTPQSVSIEDSTSCMHGSRGMAEPAAATLLSEPAIVAGLAKATLAPNPNVDWDAWVADYSRVRDAIETTFPSIFRDFNERMWTPGGFRKPLGAAERVWDTPSKRAEFTVPAMLQADADADSPDPAALRLFTVRSDGQFNTTIYSNEDRFRGVSGSRMVLFMSPVDMARLQLADGDLVDLATAVSDDAPRHVRGLRVVAYDVPEGCAAGYYPECNPLIPIWHHALESKVPAAKSIDVLVRRTASS; encoded by the coding sequence ATGAGCGACAAGCTGAAGGTGGAGTCGGCGACCATGCCGGCGGGCGGCTGGGGGTCGGTGAAGGAAGTCACGAACATCCTGCTGCACGAGCATGTGCCGCTGAAGGACAGCCGCCTGCTGATGAAGCAGAACAAGCCCGATGGCTTCGCCTGTGTCAGCTGCGCCTGGGCCAAGCCCGCCAATCCGCACCCGTTCGAATTCTGCGAAAGCGGTGCCAAGGCCACCGCCTGGGAAACCACCAGCAAGGCCATCGGCGCCAGCTTTTTCGACCGGCATACCGTCACCGAGCTGGAGAGCTGGAGCGACCACGAGCTGGAAAACCAGGGCCGGCTGACCGAGCCGCTGCGCTGGGATGCCGCCAGCGACAAGTACCGGCCGGTGGCCTGGGACACCGCCTTCGCCGAGATCGGCGCCGCGCTGCGGGCCTGCGACCGCGAACAGGTGGTGTTCTACGCATCCGGCCGGGCATCGCTGGAAACGTCGTACATGTATCAGCTGATGGCGCGCATGTACGGCAACAACAACCTGCCCGACAGCTCGAACATGTGCCATGAAAGCACCTCCGTCGGGCTGAAGAAAACCATCGGCGTGGCGGTCGGCACCGTGGGACTGAACGATTTCGAGCATACCGACTGCATCTTCTTCTTCGGCCAGAACGTGGGCGTGAACAGCCCGCGCATGCTGCACCAGCTGCAGGAGGCGCGCAAGCGGGGCGTGCAGATCATCACGTTCAATCCGCTGCGCGAGCGCGGCCTGGTCAGCTTCACCAACCCGCAATCGCCGATCGAGATGCTGACCGGCCAGGAAACGCCAATCAGCACCCAGTACCACCAGCTGAAACCGGGCGGCGACACGGCGGTGCTGATGGGGCTGTGCAAGGCGGTGCTGGCGCGGGACGACGAAGCCCGCGCCGGCGGCGCGCAGCGGGTGCTGGACATGCCGTTCCTGCAGGAGCATACGCATGGCTTCGAAGCTTTCGAGGCATCCGTACGCGCCTGTTCCTGGCCGGCCATCGAGGCCGAATCCGGGCTGACGCGCAGTGCCATCGAGGGCGCCGCGGATGTGTACTGCAAATCGGCCGCGGTGATGGCCGTATACGGCATGGGCCTGACGCAGCATCGCCAGGGCGTGCAGAACGTGACGATGCTGGTCAATTTCCTGCTCGTGCGCGGCAATATCGGCAAGCCCGGCGCCGGCGTCTGCCCCGTGCGCGGACACTCGAACGTGCAAGGCCAGCGCACGGTGGGCATCACCGAAAAGCCCGAGCTGGCGCCGCTGGACCAGCTGAAGGCGCAATACGGCTTCGAGCCGCCCCGCAAGACGGGCATGAATACGGTCGAAGCATGCGAGGCGATCCTGGCCGGCAAGGTGCCGGCCTTCATCGCGCTCGGCGGCAACTTCGTGCGCGCCGTGCCGGACACGGTGCGCATGGAAGCGGCCTGGCGCCGCTTGCCGCTGACGGTGCAGATCTCCACCAAGCTCAACCGCAACCATGTGATCCATGGCCAGGCCTCGTATATCCTGCCCTGCCTCGGACGGATCGAGATCGACCGCCAGCGCGGCACCCCTCAATCGGTGTCGATCGAAGACAGCACCTCGTGCATGCACGGTTCGCGCGGCATGGCCGAACCCGCCGCTGCCACGCTGCTATCCGAACCGGCCATCGTGGCCGGCCTGGCCAAGGCCACGCTGGCGCCGAATCCGAACGTGGACTGGGATGCCTGGGTAGCCGACTACAGCCGTGTTCGCGATGCGATCGAAACCACCTTCCCGTCGATCTTCCGCGATTTCAATGAACGGATGTGGACGCCGGGCGGGTTTCGCAAGCCTCTGGGCGCCGCGGAACGCGTGTGGGACACGCCGAGCAAGCGCGCCGAGTTCACGGTGCCCGCTATGCTGCAGGCGGATGCCGACGCGGACAGCCCGGACCCGGCGGCGCTGCGGCTGTTCACGGTGCGCAGCGACGGGCAGTTCAATACCACGATCTACAGCAATGAAGACCGCTTCCGCGGCGTGAGCGGAAGCCGCATGGTGCTGTTCATGTCGCCGGTGGACATGGCGCGCCTGCAACTGGCGGACGGCGACCTGGTCGATCTGGCCACCGCCGTCAGCGACGATGCGCCGCGGCACGTGCGTGGCCTGCGGGTGGTGGCATACGACGTGCCCGAAGGTTGCGCCGCCGGGTATTACCCCGAGTGCAATCCGCTGATCCCGATTTGGCACCACGCACTGGAAAGCAAGGTGCCGGCAGCGAAATCGATCGACGTGCTGGTGCGCAGAACGGCTTCGTCGTGA
- a CDS encoding FxDxF family PEP-CTERM protein translates to MPPYAPTKWAGATALAVLLVQPAFAETQSVYYGNLTASAVVASPFDPGDNLFVDTFTTEHGSLSQTTTFTVNEQVEFNGLAGWIIDTANGTGPRLVGVNIDILDHWSNVVASDTFTGVLGGFAHSSFLGSLGPGTYTLVATGNAVRDASLDISLSFAPPVPEPATYAMLLGGFGVLAMLARRRR, encoded by the coding sequence ATGCCCCCTTATGCCCCGACAAAATGGGCCGGCGCCACGGCGCTCGCCGTCCTGCTGGTCCAACCCGCCTTTGCGGAGACGCAATCCGTCTACTACGGCAACCTGACGGCCAGCGCCGTCGTCGCATCGCCGTTCGATCCCGGCGACAACCTGTTTGTCGATACCTTTACCACGGAACACGGAAGCCTCAGCCAGACCACGACCTTTACCGTGAACGAGCAGGTAGAGTTCAACGGCCTGGCCGGCTGGATCATCGACACGGCAAACGGCACCGGCCCGCGCCTGGTCGGCGTCAACATCGATATCCTCGATCACTGGTCGAACGTGGTGGCGAGCGATACCTTCACCGGGGTGCTGGGTGGTTTTGCACACTCCAGCTTCCTGGGCAGCCTCGGTCCGGGCACGTATACGCTAGTTGCGACAGGGAACGCGGTGCGCGATGCCTCGCTCGACATCTCGCTGTCGTTCGCTCCGCCGGTCCCGGAACCTGCCACCTATGCGATGCTGCTGGGCGGCTTCGGCGTGCTGGCCATGCTGGCACGGCGCCGCCGCTGA